Proteins co-encoded in one Setaria viridis chromosome 9, Setaria_viridis_v4.0, whole genome shotgun sequence genomic window:
- the LOC117835902 gene encoding NAD(P)H-quinone oxidoreductase subunit S, chloroplastic produces the protein MAPPPTTPSFLRPPPLPHRPHLRLLCRPPSASFRVSEILGGRGLCNGEVGVRKELASTPPPSTTVSSPESSTGSTPTEAAPPAVDLDAFEKELLGLTGGFPGGEVGLKDFVAKNPPPPPPSKKSGSQTQAGISAPPRPPELPLFLPGMVVLVKNPNNAYHMYCGIVQRVTDGKVAVLFEGGNWDRLITFNLDELEGREKGPPMVNPKSVVLEDLVAELVDDDDKKEDQAAKKEKEPEGTVAAA, from the coding sequence atggcgccgccgcccaccacgcccTCCTTCCTCCGCCCGCCACCGCTACCCCACCGCCCTCACCTGCGCCTGCTCTGCcggcctccctccgcctccttccGCGTCTCCGAAatcctcggcggccgcggcctctGCAACGGCGAGGTCGGCGTCCGCAAGGAACtcgcctccacccctcctccttccACCACCGTCTCCTCGCCCGAGTCCTCCACAGGGTCCACGCCGACGGAGGCCGCCCCACCAGCGGTGGACCTGGACGCCTTCGAGAAGGAGCTCCTGGGCCTCACCGGCGGCTtccccggcggcgaggtcggcctcAAGGACTTCGTCGCCAAGaacccgccgcctcctcctccttccaagAAATCCGGGTCCCAAACCCAAGCCGGCatctccgcgccgccgcggccgccggagctCCCGCTGTTCCTGCCTGGCATGGTGGTGCTGGTGAAGAACCCCAACAACGCCTACCACATGTACTGCGGGATCGTGCAGCGCGTCACCGACGGCAAGGTCGCGGTGCTCTTCGAGGGCGGCAACTGGGACAGGCTCATCACCTTCAACCTCGACGAGCTCGAGGGCAGGGAGAAGGGCCCGCCCATGGTCAACCCCAAGTCCGTGGTGCTAGAGGACCTCGTCGCGGAGCTCGTGGATGATGACGATAAAAAGGAGGACCAGGCggccaagaaggagaaggaaccCGAGGGCACTGTCGCAGCGGCGTGA